A genome region from Desulfobulbaceae bacterium DB1 includes the following:
- a CDS encoding phenylalanine--tRNA ligase subunit alpha gives MEEELLRLQQSALADLDAITLASELEPYRVKYLGRKSDFTGLMRQLGRVAADERPRIGKLANEIKADLESRFAVKKEELESSAAAKAGDARLDLTLPGRAIPFGKLHPVTQIMEEICAIFESMGFGVAEGPDVETDFYNFEALNIPKHHPARDMHDTFYINESLLLRTHTSPMQARIMETQSPPLRMIAPGKVYRCDSDITHTPMFHQVEGFLVDKKVSFADLRGVLGVFITKMFDDRTTMRARPSFFPFTEPSAEIDIACVICRGKGCRVCKHTGWLEILGAGMIDPEVFKQVGYDPEQYSGFAFGLGVERIAMLKYGINDIRLYYENDLRFLSQF, from the coding sequence ATGGAAGAAGAATTACTTCGCCTGCAACAATCCGCATTGGCCGATCTTGACGCGATCACGCTGGCAAGTGAGCTGGAACCGTATCGTGTCAAATATCTCGGCCGGAAAAGCGATTTCACCGGACTTATGCGTCAGCTTGGCCGGGTTGCGGCGGATGAACGACCGCGGATCGGCAAGCTGGCCAATGAAATCAAAGCGGACCTTGAAAGCCGTTTTGCCGTGAAAAAAGAAGAGCTGGAAAGTTCGGCCGCAGCCAAGGCCGGAGATGCCCGGCTTGATTTGACGTTGCCCGGCAGAGCAATTCCGTTTGGGAAACTTCATCCGGTGACGCAGATCATGGAAGAGATCTGCGCGATTTTCGAAAGCATGGGTTTCGGGGTGGCCGAAGGGCCTGATGTGGAAACCGATTTCTATAACTTCGAGGCATTGAACATTCCCAAACATCATCCTGCCCGGGATATGCATGATACTTTCTACATTAACGAAAGTCTGCTGCTGCGCACCCACACGTCGCCCATGCAGGCCCGTATCATGGAGACGCAGTCGCCGCCGCTCAGGATGATAGCGCCGGGCAAGGTGTACCGTTGTGATTCGGATATCACCCATACCCCCATGTTTCATCAGGTTGAGGGATTTCTTGTTGATAAAAAGGTTTCCTTTGCCGATCTGCGCGGGGTGCTCGGTGTTTTCATCACCAAGATGTTTGACGACCGCACCACCATGCGCGCCCGCCCGAGCTTTTTTCCATTTACCGAACCAAGCGCTGAAATAGACATTGCCTGCGTCATCTGTCGCGGCAAAGGGTGCCGTGTCTGTAAACATACCGGCTGGCTTGAAATTCTCGGCGCCGGCATGATTGATCCGGAAGTTTTCAAGCAAGTCGGCTATGATCCCGAGCAGTACAGCGGTTTTGCCTTTGGGCTCGGCGTTGAACGTATTGCCATGCTGAAATACGGCATCAACGACATTCGGCTTTATTATGAAAACGACCTTCGTTTCCTTTCTCAGTTTTAA
- a CDS encoding 50S ribosomal protein L35, giving the protein MPKMKTNRGAAKRFKMSGSGKVIRSKAYTSHILTKKSTKRKRNLRKAGVVDASDVKGIKRILPYM; this is encoded by the coding sequence ATGCCAAAAATGAAAACCAACAGAGGGGCCGCAAAGCGCTTCAAGATGAGCGGTTCCGGCAAGGTTATTCGCAGTAAGGCGTATACCAGTCATATCCTGACCAAAAAGTCCACAAAGAGAAAAAGAAATCTGCGGAAGGCAGGTGTGGTTGATGCCAGCGATGTGAAGGGAATCAAACGTATTCTGCCCTATATGTAG
- a CDS encoding 50S ribosomal protein L20, which yields MPRVTRGFKARRRRNRVLKLAKGFVGARSRLFRTATETVDRALCYAYRDRRAKKRDFRRLWIVRIGAAAEQNGTSYSRLIGGLKNAGVELDRKVLSNLAILDPNAFTAVAKLAS from the coding sequence ATGCCCAGAGTTACTCGCGGCTTTAAAGCACGCCGCAGAAGAAATAGAGTTTTGAAACTGGCAAAAGGTTTTGTCGGCGCAAGAAGTCGCCTTTTCCGTACAGCCACCGAGACGGTTGATCGTGCTCTCTGTTATGCATACAGGGATCGCCGCGCGAAAAAACGCGATTTCCGTCGTTTGTGGATCGTTCGCATCGGCGCTGCCGCAGAACAGAACGGAACTTCCTATAGCCGTTTGATTGGTGGTCTGAAGAACGCAGGTGTGGAGCTTGATCGCAAGGTCCTCTCCAACCTCGCGATTCTTGATCCCAACGCATTTACCGCTGTTGCGAAGCTTGCTTCCTGA
- a CDS encoding translation initiation factor IF-3, translating into MKRKKSEKDGREPRTRVNELIKEYEIRVIGDDGQQLGILKTKEALAIAEQAGLDLVEISPNAEPPVCRIMDYGKYRYEQSKKQAEAKKKQTVVEVKEIKLRPKTEKHDLDFKIRNIRKFLAQKNKVKVTMRFRGREIVYADTIGLSLLNHIAESLDDVATIVQAPTMEGRQMAMYVAPKN; encoded by the coding sequence ATTAAAAGAAAAAAAAGTGAAAAGGACGGACGTGAGCCACGGACCAGGGTTAATGAGCTGATCAAGGAATATGAGATCAGGGTCATTGGTGACGATGGGCAGCAGCTCGGCATTCTGAAAACAAAGGAAGCCTTGGCCATTGCCGAACAGGCGGGTCTCGATCTGGTTGAAATATCACCAAACGCCGAACCTCCTGTCTGCCGGATCATGGATTACGGCAAATACCGCTATGAGCAGAGCAAGAAACAGGCGGAAGCAAAGAAAAAGCAGACTGTCGTCGAAGTGAAGGAGATTAAGCTCCGTCCCAAGACTGAAAAGCATGATCTTGATTTCAAGATTCGCAATATCCGAAAATTTTTAGCACAGAAAAATAAAGTCAAAGTGACCATGAGATTCCGGGGAAGGGAGATTGTCTATGCCGATACCATCGGCCTTTCTCTTTTGAACCACATCGCGGAGTCGCTCGATGATGTCGCAACAATCGTTCAGGCTCCGACCATGGAAGGACGGCAGATGGCCATGTATGTGGCGCCGAAGAATTAA
- a CDS encoding integration host factor subunit alpha, protein MKPNLTRKELAQVINEKLGISQRSAAELVDRIFSTLKNTLLDEEPVKLVQFGTFTVRKKSPRIGRNPRTGETMEIARRSMVSFKASKCLREKINS, encoded by the coding sequence ATGAAGCCCAATCTCACCCGGAAGGAGCTGGCCCAGGTTATTAATGAAAAACTGGGAATTTCTCAACGCAGCGCGGCGGAACTCGTGGACCGGATTTTTTCCACCTTGAAAAATACCCTGCTTGACGAGGAGCCGGTCAAGCTTGTCCAGTTCGGCACCTTCACCGTCAGAAAGAAGTCTCCCCGGATAGGGCGGAATCCCCGCACCGGTGAAACCATGGAGATCGCCCGGCGCAGCATGGTGTCATTTAAGGCCAGCAAGTGTTTGCGGGAGAAAATTAATTCCTGA
- a CDS encoding threonine--tRNA ligase, translating into MSEIRLSIKDGESKTFPDGTVVAEAVKELCSSKERKRVIAARLGDRLVDLSEALHEDWVIEPITKDSPEGLHILRHSASHIMAEAVVSLYGPEVKVAIGPATDDGFYYDFDRAAPFTPDDFDAIEARMREIVAAARPFSRKTLSLSEAKKFFQEKGQVYKVELLDDIKDDTVSLYSQGDFVDLCRGPHIADSSQLQAFKLIRIAGAYWRGDEKRPMLQRLYGTAFFDPKELKQYLYQLEEAKKRDHRRLGKELELFTISDQVGPGLILWQPKGALARKLIEDYWKDEHYRNGYELLYTPHIAKRDMWATSGHLDFYVDDMFSPMEVEDVSYQLKPMNCPFHIAIYKTKKRSYREFPIRWCELGTVYRFERTGALQGLMRVRGFTQDDAHIFTLPEQLDDEIFNILDLNLHILRSFGFTEYDIYLSTQPEKFVGTPQNWEKATDALKRALERKGLAYQVDPGEGVFYGPKIDIKIKDVLGRAWQCSTIQVDFNLPDRFQLGYTAEDGKEHQPIMIHRALMGSLERFFGVLIEHYAGAFPLWMAPVQAKVLNITDAQLDYVDTVYQQLRQAGIRVEKDTRNEKLNYKIREAQMAKIPYMVIVGDKEKETGMVTVRLRDGKNLDPMSVSAFAELIRSESLKR; encoded by the coding sequence ATGTCTGAAATCCGGTTGAGCATAAAAGACGGCGAGTCAAAGACCTTTCCCGACGGCACTGTCGTGGCCGAGGCGGTGAAGGAGCTTTGTTCGAGCAAGGAGCGCAAGCGTGTCATCGCGGCACGACTCGGCGACCGGCTTGTTGATCTTTCCGAGGCGCTGCATGAAGACTGGGTGATTGAGCCGATCACGAAAGATTCACCGGAAGGTCTGCATATCCTGAGGCACAGCGCGTCGCACATCATGGCGGAAGCGGTAGTGTCTCTTTACGGACCGGAAGTCAAGGTGGCCATCGGTCCGGCCACTGATGACGGTTTTTATTATGATTTTGACCGGGCGGCGCCGTTCACCCCGGATGATTTCGACGCCATTGAAGCCAGGATGCGGGAAATCGTTGCCGCCGCCCGTCCTTTCAGCCGGAAGACGCTCTCGCTCAGCGAAGCCAAAAAGTTTTTTCAGGAAAAAGGGCAGGTTTATAAAGTTGAATTGCTCGACGATATAAAGGATGACACGGTTAGCCTTTACAGCCAGGGCGATTTTGTCGACCTCTGCCGGGGACCGCATATTGCCGATAGCAGTCAGCTGCAGGCTTTCAAGCTGATCCGCATCGCCGGCGCCTACTGGCGCGGGGATGAAAAGCGGCCGATGCTGCAACGCCTTTACGGAACGGCATTTTTTGACCCCAAGGAGCTGAAACAATATCTGTATCAGCTGGAAGAGGCGAAAAAAAGAGACCATCGCAGGCTGGGGAAGGAGCTTGAGCTTTTTACCATCAGCGACCAGGTGGGTCCGGGTCTCATCCTCTGGCAGCCCAAAGGGGCGCTGGCACGCAAGCTGATCGAGGATTACTGGAAGGACGAGCATTACCGGAACGGCTATGAGCTGCTTTACACCCCGCACATTGCCAAGCGCGATATGTGGGCCACCAGCGGCCATCTTGACTTTTATGTGGATGACATGTTTTCCCCCATGGAGGTCGAGGACGTCAGCTATCAGCTGAAGCCGATGAATTGCCCGTTCCATATCGCCATCTACAAAACGAAAAAAAGAAGTTACCGGGAATTTCCGATCCGCTGGTGCGAGCTGGGAACCGTCTACCGGTTCGAGCGAACCGGTGCTTTGCAGGGTTTGATGCGGGTCCGCGGCTTCACCCAGGATGATGCCCATATTTTCACCCTGCCGGAACAGCTGGATGACGAGATTTTCAATATTCTCGACCTGAACCTGCATATTCTCCGGTCGTTTGGCTTTACTGAATACGATATCTATCTGTCCACCCAGCCGGAAAAATTTGTCGGCACCCCGCAGAACTGGGAAAAGGCCACCGATGCCTTGAAACGGGCCCTGGAAAGAAAAGGGCTTGCCTATCAGGTTGATCCGGGTGAGGGGGTTTTTTACGGGCCGAAGATTGATATCAAGATCAAGGATGTGCTGGGCCGCGCCTGGCAGTGCTCAACCATTCAGGTGGATTTTAATCTGCCCGATCGTTTCCAGCTGGGCTATACCGCCGAAGACGGCAAGGAACACCAGCCGATCATGATCCACCGGGCCCTGATGGGCTCCTTGGAACGCTTTTTCGGTGTGCTCATCGAACATTACGCTGGCGCCTTTCCCCTCTGGATGGCTCCGGTGCAGGCCAAGGTGCTCAATATCACCGACGCGCAGCTTGATTACGTTGACACGGTTTACCAGCAACTGCGACAGGCCGGTATCAGGGTGGAAAAAGACACCCGCAATGAAAAATTGAATTATAAGATCAGGGAAGCGCAGATGGCAAAAATTCCCTATATGGTCATTGTTGGAGATAAGGAGAAGGAAACAGGCATGGTGACGGTACGTCTGCGCGACGGCAAGAATCTCGACCCGATGTCTGTTTCCGCTTTTGCAGAGCTGATCCGGAGCGAAAGCCTGAAGCGATAG
- a CDS encoding phenylalanine--tRNA ligase subunit beta: protein MKFTIDWLKQYVDLTISPQELADRLTMAGLEVDGVVTLFSDLDGVKVAEILSVTPHPDADRLVLCQVAVGEEQMQIVCGAPNARAGLFTAVALPGAVLPSGLVIKKSKIRGQASHGMLCSEKDLGISESHAGIMELDWLSRSGENLVDVLALADTMIEVDLTPNRPDCTSVIGIGREAAAFCNTALQLPVGKADTPQLTGAGIPFRVTVEDSDCTRYAARLLKNVSIGPSPWWLKKRLLSVGLRPINNVVDVTNFVMLEYGQPLHAFDFSKLAGGAIAVRKPRQGETLTTLDGSVRQLDADMMLICDGEKPVAVAGVMGGENSEVDAKTTEVLLESACFNPVSVRRTARKLNMATDASYRFERGVDPLLAPVALERAVRLLCLVAGATVVADGVDWADGVCRRDCIALRVTKTNDLLGSAFKSEEIAALLAGIEIESSLLDPDTLQVTPPSFRVDLEREIDLIEEVARLKGYNEFPHTMPLVPMSAALPDPARQLRKDISSIMVSLGFYEAINYSFVDPRHFDMLGLAEDDPGRQTVKLLNPLAEDQSVLRTLLLPGLLENVRRNVNHQVPDVRLFETGKCFVPAREATQQPEEETWLTAVISGRRCPGAPILHAGEEKVDIYDIIGVVDTLKRELRLANLEMLPRPDRVPVYCERDSFVRLAAGGKEVGHFGRVSAAVLVQFGIKQDVYFVGIRMDLLLVQPKVGKQFVALPKFPSVKWDIAIVVPEQVGSGEIVAAIRDCGDPLVEQAEIFDVYRGDVIGPGLKSVAVKVVYRSAEQTLDDETVGETHKKIVEMILARFHGRLREV, encoded by the coding sequence ATGAAATTTACAATTGACTGGCTGAAACAATATGTCGATCTGACCATCAGCCCCCAGGAACTGGCTGATCGTCTCACCATGGCCGGACTTGAGGTTGATGGTGTTGTGACGCTTTTTTCCGATCTGGACGGCGTCAAGGTTGCGGAAATACTTTCGGTGACGCCGCATCCGGACGCTGATCGGCTGGTTTTATGCCAGGTGGCGGTGGGGGAGGAACAGATGCAGATTGTCTGCGGCGCCCCCAATGCCCGCGCCGGTCTTTTTACCGCCGTTGCTTTGCCGGGCGCGGTTCTGCCTTCCGGGCTGGTGATCAAAAAAAGCAAAATACGCGGCCAGGCCTCCCATGGGATGCTTTGTTCGGAAAAGGATCTCGGCATCAGTGAAAGCCATGCCGGCATCATGGAGCTTGATTGGCTCAGCCGGTCCGGGGAAAATCTGGTGGATGTGCTTGCCTTGGCGGACACGATGATCGAGGTTGATCTCACCCCCAATCGACCGGACTGCACCAGCGTCATCGGCATCGGCCGTGAGGCGGCCGCCTTCTGCAACACGGCTTTGCAACTGCCTGTCGGCAAAGCTGACACCCCGCAACTCACCGGCGCCGGAATTCCCTTTCGGGTGACGGTTGAAGACAGTGACTGCACCCGTTATGCGGCCAGGCTTCTGAAAAATGTCAGCATCGGCCCATCACCCTGGTGGCTGAAAAAGAGATTGCTCAGCGTTGGGCTGCGTCCCATTAACAATGTGGTTGATGTCACCAACTTTGTCATGCTCGAGTATGGCCAGCCGCTTCATGCCTTTGATTTCAGCAAGCTGGCCGGAGGCGCCATTGCCGTTCGCAAGCCCCGGCAAGGCGAGACCCTGACAACACTTGACGGTTCCGTCCGTCAGCTCGATGCCGACATGATGCTGATCTGCGACGGGGAAAAACCGGTCGCGGTGGCCGGCGTCATGGGCGGCGAAAACTCGGAAGTGGATGCAAAGACGACCGAGGTGCTGCTCGAATCCGCCTGTTTTAATCCGGTCAGTGTCAGACGTACGGCGAGAAAGCTGAATATGGCCACCGACGCCTCATATCGTTTCGAGCGGGGAGTTGATCCCCTGCTTGCCCCTGTTGCCCTGGAAAGGGCGGTGAGGCTGCTGTGCCTGGTCGCCGGAGCAACTGTCGTTGCCGACGGGGTGGATTGGGCGGACGGAGTATGCCGTCGTGATTGTATTGCTCTGCGGGTGACGAAAACCAACGACCTGCTGGGCTCTGCTTTTAAGAGTGAAGAAATAGCCGCATTGCTGGCCGGCATTGAGATTGAAAGTTCGCTCCTTGATCCGGACACCCTGCAGGTGACACCGCCTAGCTTTCGGGTCGATCTTGAAAGAGAGATTGACCTGATTGAAGAGGTGGCCCGGCTCAAAGGGTATAACGAGTTTCCCCATACCATGCCCCTGGTGCCCATGTCCGCCGCCTTGCCGGACCCGGCGCGGCAACTGCGCAAAGACATTTCCTCCATTATGGTGTCGCTCGGGTTTTATGAGGCGATCAACTACAGCTTTGTCGATCCCCGGCATTTCGACATGCTTGGTCTGGCCGAGGATGACCCTGGACGGCAAACGGTCAAGCTCCTCAATCCGCTGGCCGAGGATCAGTCGGTTTTGCGCACTCTGCTGCTGCCTGGATTGCTGGAAAATGTCCGGCGCAATGTCAATCACCAGGTGCCGGACGTCAGGCTTTTTGAAACCGGCAAATGTTTCGTCCCTGCACGGGAAGCGACTCAGCAGCCGGAGGAAGAGACGTGGCTCACGGCCGTGATCAGCGGTCGCAGATGCCCCGGCGCCCCGATTCTCCATGCCGGAGAGGAAAAGGTCGATATTTACGATATCATCGGCGTGGTTGATACGCTCAAGCGTGAACTGCGGCTGGCAAATCTTGAAATGCTGCCCCGTCCGGACCGGGTTCCCGTCTACTGTGAGCGTGACAGCTTTGTCCGTCTTGCAGCCGGCGGCAAGGAAGTTGGTCATTTCGGCAGGGTGAGCGCCGCGGTTCTCGTCCAGTTCGGCATCAAGCAGGATGTTTATTTTGTCGGTATCCGCATGGACCTGTTGCTTGTGCAACCGAAGGTCGGCAAACAGTTTGTTGCTCTGCCCAAATTCCCTTCCGTCAAGTGGGACATCGCCATTGTCGTGCCCGAGCAGGTCGGGTCAGGCGAGATCGTTGCCGCCATCAGGGATTGCGGGGATCCTCTTGTCGAGCAGGCGGAGATTTTCGATGTCTACCGCGGCGATGTCATCGGTCCCGGATTGAAGAGTGTAGCCGTCAAGGTTGTTTACCGATCCGCCGAACAGACCCTGGATGATGAAACAGTGGGCGAGACACATAAGAAAATTGTTGAAATGATCCTGGCCCGCTTCCACGGCCGGCTACGCGAGGTATAA